ACTAACGGCGTTAACTATCTGAAGCTCCGACGTCTCTTTTTCTTCGTCGTGAACGTGACAAAATATATAACCGTCATCTTCATTTTCTCCGCCGTCACCACCGGGCAAGAAAAACGGTTCGCCGCCGTATTTCTCGCCGCCGTAAATATACTTTTTCATCTCTCCGGTGGAAAGATCGACCTTAGCGAAACCGGAAACTTTTGGCCAAGGATCAGCGATAGCCAAAAACGCGAACCGGGTTTTTCTACCTAACCGGTTCCGGTTAACCATACCGATCTCTAAATTCACATCCTCTTTATTAACCAACAAAGCCCGGCGCGTGGCTTCACGCGTCCTGAGGTTTATCCTGATCTCTGACAAGACGCTTCTCAAGCTCTCGTCTCTCTCGTTAAAGATCGAATCCGCCGGCGTCATACACGACCCGATCACCACGATCTCCTCCGTCTCCGGTGATTCCCACGCGTTCCAGAGATGGAAACAGAACGTCTCCGGCGAATTCACCCATATGATCTCAGNTTTTGGCCAAGGATCAGCGATAGCCAAAAACGCGAACCGGGTTTTTCTACCTAACCGGTTCCGGTTAACCATACCGATCTCTAAATTCACATCCTCTTTATTAACCAACAAAGCCCGGCGCGTGGCTTCACGCGTCCTGAGGTTTATCCTGATCTCTGACAAGACGCTTCTCAAGCTCTCGTCTCTCTCGTTGAAGATCGAATCCGCCGGCGTCATACACGAACCGATCACCACGATCTCCTCCGTCTCCGGCGATTCCCAAGCGTTCCAGAGATGGAAACAGAACGTCTCCGGCGAATTCACCCAGATGATCTCAGAAGCCTCCGTCGCGTCTTTGGGCATTATCCCCAATCGCGAAACCTTTTCTCCGTCGAAAACCACCGGAGATTTACCGGAAATCATCTCGCCGAGCTTAAACACGACTTGCTGATCAGGAATCACCACGAAATTCTCAGTTATAGCGAAATCGTGGATCATCGTCGGGGTTTCGAGCGGGATCTCCAATTCCGGCGATTTAACGCCGTCCGGCGAGAATCTGAAGTATTTCAGGTAAGGCTTCTTGATGACGTCGTAGCTTAACGAGTGAAGCTCCTTCGTAACCGGGTCGAGTTTCGGGTGGGCGATCATGGCGGAATTTAACTGACCGTCGAAATCGTAACGTCCAACGGTTTGGAGATCGCCGGTTTGAGTTATTTTTAATTGGTACGGTAAATCGTCTTCTGACATAGCTAAAAGCCGGTTATTGAAGTAAACCAAACCAGCGTTGGCTACTCCGACTCCGTTTTGGTTGTTGATGAGACCACAAAGCCCACGCGCGTAAAACAGCATCAAACGTGCGATTCCCGAGTGGCCGTGAAGCTCGCCGATTGCTTTCGGAAACAACGGTCGACCCACTCGTTTTTCCTGAACCAATCTCTCGGTTTTAGTAAACCGACACGCGTAGCTAGCTGAACCGTTGGTTATTTTGACGGCGTGAACCATACCGTCTCCGTCGAATAAATGGTGCCCTGCTATTGGCTCGAACATCGGGTTTGCGCCGTTACGGACATAAACTCCGTCAATGCAGTCAGGGATGGTTCCTTCGACGGTGAGGTTTCGCCGGACGGGAGATTCAGGTACCGGGGAATAGTTTCCGGCGATTTGAACACGTGGATCGGCGGTTTTGGGAAGAGGAGTATCATGTTCACGTGAGATTAACGCGCGCTCAGCAGCGTCGATAGCG
The Camelina sativa cultivar DH55 chromosome 6, Cs, whole genome shotgun sequence genome window above contains:
- the LOC104792977 gene encoding 9-cis-epoxycarotenoid dioxygenase NCED2, chloroplastic, translated to MVSLLTMPMSGGAKTWPQTQTDLGFRPIKRKPNVVIKCTVQIDVTDLTQKRQLFTPRTTATPPQHNPLRLNIFQKAAAIAIDAAERALISREHDTPLPKTADPRVQIAGNYSPVPESPVRRNLTVEGTIPDCIDGVYVRNGANPMFEPIAGHHLFDGDGMVHAVKITNGSASYACRFTKTERLVQEKRVGRPLFPKAIGELHGHSGIARLMLFYARGLCGLINNQNGVGVANAGLVYFNNRLLAMSEDDLPYQLKITQTGDLQTVGRYDFDGQLNSAMIAHPKLDPVTKELHSLSYDVIKKPYLKYFRFSPDGVKSPELEIPLETPTMIHDFAITENFVVIPDQQVVFKLGEMISGKSPVVFDGEKVSRLGIMPKDATEASEIIWVNSPETFCFHLWNAWESPETEEIVVIGSCMTPADSIFNERDESLRSVLSEIRINLRTREATRRALLVNKEDVNLEIGMVNRNRLGRKTRFAFLAIADPWPKVSGFAKVDLSTGEMKKYIYGGEKYGGEPFFLPGGDGGENEDDGYIFCHVHDEEKETSELQIVNAVSLKLEATIKLPSRVPYGFHGTFVDSSELVDQL